In one Lycium barbarum isolate Lr01 chromosome 7, ASM1917538v2, whole genome shotgun sequence genomic region, the following are encoded:
- the LOC132601890 gene encoding uncharacterized protein LOC132601890 produces MALPNFDALRDLHDSANNMLHSPVIKQEIAHQGQEKWAHEVSETSLRMLDVCGTTKDVLLLVKDHVHDLKSTFRRISVGENATTENKFTPFQCHRKKLKKEMLKRLHSLKGMKNNTKCIDSSSSIDDKNNLMVVVNVLREVRVATMSILESLMALMSMPSPNTTRKTSKGYFGSKLLRVNSLSSWEKCDAMTLQCANKRLEAVELAIEDLEGELECIIRRLIRTRVSLLNLLTY; encoded by the coding sequence ATGGCACTCCCAAATTTTGATGCTCTAAGAGACTTGCACGACTCGGCCAACAACATGCTTCATTCACCAGTGATCAAACAAGAAATCGCGCATCAAGGACAGGAGAAATGGGCTCACGAAGTTTCAGAAACCTCGTTAAGGATGTTGGACGTTTGTGGGACCACTAAAGACGTCCTTTTGCTTGTCAAGGATCATGTTCATGACCTCAAGTCAACGTTCAGAAGAATCAGCGTTGGGGAAAATGCAACAACAGAGAACAAATTCACGCCTTTTCAATGTCATAGAAAGAAGTTGAAGAAAGAGATGTTAAAGCGCTTGCATTCCTTAAAAGGGATGAAAAATAACACCAAGTGCATCGACTCGTCGTCATCGATAGATGATAAAAATAATCTTATGGTGGTTGTGAATGTACTAAGAGAAGTTAGAGTGGCAACAATGTCAATTTTGGAATCTTTAATGGCACTTATGTCAATGCCAAGTCCAAATACGACTAGAAAAACAAGTAAAGGGTATTTCGGTTCAAAGCTGTTGAGAGTAAACAGTTTAAGTTCGTGGGAAAAATGCGATGCGATGACGTTGCAATGTGCTAATAAAAGATTGGAAGCTGTGGAATTAGCCATTGAAGATCTTGAAGGAGAGCTTGAATGTATTATTCGAAGATTGATTCGAACAAGAGTTTCACTTTTAAATTTACTTACTTACTAG